The Crassostrea angulata isolate pt1a10 chromosome 1, ASM2561291v2, whole genome shotgun sequence nucleotide sequence TATGTAATTCAGCTCCTGATTAGATACTTCAAGGTCATAGGGCAGGAAGAAGTTATCCTCATCACCGTGGAGACGCCAATACACATCCAGCATTCGACCATTGTTATGTAGCCTGtcatattgtataatttataaaaatttacatttcgGGTTTGAAGACAGAGGGATTGACATACATTTGTGACTGAGTAggattatatataaaaattctaGATGTATGTTACATCTATATTGTCttactttaagaaaaaatataaatacacttATAAATACCTGAGGAAGTACATGTAGAGTATGGAGGCGGACATAAACATGGTGAAGACATAGAGGAAGGCCACAATGAAGATCCCAGCCAGACCTGAGCCCTCCAGTCTCAGGAAGTGGTAGTACAGCTTGACCACATCAGCCTGGGGGTAGATGGACGTGTCCTCATATCTCTGTCACAGggaaaatcaaaagataaaatTAGGGAGTCAAACCGCGCAGAAGCAACCAGGAGAATAATTCATGAAAGTGGACTGATCAGGAATGTCATACTTAATTCAGGTATTTGTTGTGATTTTTAATAgtaaagttgtgaattttatactAGTATCAgagaatgaatattttttttaatgagcatattgaatgaacatttgtatattttcaCATCCTTTTCATACCTTGAGACTCATGTCAACAATGAGGATGAGGATAGGATCCAGGAATGTGAACAATCCGTAAGCCACAATGAATTTACATCCAATGTCTGGGAAGAGTCCAAACAGCTTCTGGCAGACCCAGCAGAACACGACCAGTAGAGAGAACACCACGATGTTCGTCAGCGGTCCCAGCCACACCACGCCTATCTCCTCCCGCGTGGCCATCAGTGTGCTCTGGTAATTCAGCTCCACAGTGTACGGCAGGAAGTTAAACCTGTGGATGGAGAGAAGAAAGTGTTAAAGATGGAGAGCGAAAGTGTTACAGGGATAACAGACAATGATGTGTGTGTGTATGATAATGTGTCAGCTGTTAATGTTTTTTTTGCTGGTGTATTCACCAAAATATCAGCAGGATATTTTTAGTCTTTCTTCGTTGCTCTTGGAAAATACTTAAattgttgataaataaaaataaattaacaacttttggaaaatcttgcaaaggctgttaattcataatgaaaatcaaaaggtTTACAAAagacaaacttttaaaaaggtTTAAACATTTAATCTTTCCTCCAGTGTAAAGAGGGCTGGATGGCTGTTGTCATTTTTGGACTATATCGTTCTCCTTCTAATAAGAAGGCTTAGTATAGAGAtacagaaaaaagaagaaatttcaatttgatgatATACAAACTGCCTCACTCACTTGTTGACGGGAATGCCGATTGCGTTGAGGAACATCCACTGACCAATGTAATGGTTGTACATCCggataaagaaaacaatgatAAACATCAACAACATTCCCCAGAATTCCCTGCTCCTCCACTCCGACAATCCCAGTTCAGCCATAAACTGGCGCCCCACATACTGCAGCTTCTTGTTGGTTCCACTGGAGTACCGACCTTTCTCCGCAAAAGGAGGTCTGTGTAAACCAGAAAGTCAGtaacagtgtacatgtacatgcagagAAAGAAGtactagaaaaaatatttttaggtgGCACtctaattttcataaaaaccttACTGATAAATGTAACCAGTGTAGTACAAATCAAGATATGTGTATGCAACACATTACATTAGCTAATGACACCttacttaacatttttttaaaaaaatttctagacTGTAAAATCCTAAATCAACCAAGCGATCATTGAGTTATTATATGAACCATGATTTGTTAGAGTAGCCCTCAGAACAAACTTACTGCACAGTGAAGGAGTGCTGCTCTAGTTCCTCCACATGCGTCAGCTTCTTGCGGTTTGCTGGTGGTTGCAGGATGTGGGTGTGTGGTAGCATGGAGTACAGCTTGTTGTGGTAGACCTCCACTGGGTTGTTCAGGTATCTCTGCGGtgttaaaacaagaaataaacaacTCCCTATAACTACAGTAACTTGATAACAAATTACAAGGGAATTTCTTTCAACCATCAGTATTGCAAATAATTCACACAcaattaatgataaataatacaCATTCCAGCATAGAAGAACTGAGGGAGAGGAAACATGTTGATTTCTAAGAAGTGGAAAtaattggttatttattttaataatgccAGTAAATTGTACATAGTTGTATCCCAACCTTACCTTGTAGTACATTCCCGGCATCCCCTCTACTGGTTTGAAATCCTCCTCTTTACGAATGGCCTTCAGGTCATTGAGGTCAGCCAGAGCCTCTCTTTCAGCATTTTCATCCTCTGAGTCAGAATCCAGGTCCATCTTTCTGTCTTTGTGGATTATCCGGGATCCAAAAGTGGTGGCAGCAGTAGAGGGCCTctgaaattcaaaaaaaattgttgatttaaTAACATGAAGGCaaactttgtttatttcatatgaATTCTTGACTATTTGAAAGTGATAAAAAGATATTACActaaatgtaatataaaatatcaatagtAGATTACGTTTAtccattttatttacatttcaatacATGAAGCAATTGATAGAATCAAGTCACTTTGgcttttattcaaatattagaTAATTACAAATGGTGGCATGTATATGAagcttaaaagtacatgtacttttgaaagCATAAAGATATGGCAACAAGTGAATATACATtcccttgaaaaaaaattatagattaATTGTAGAACATGTAGTTGTGATGCATACTTCAAATTTCTTACCTTGTCATCTAATCCCAATCTCTCATTCAGTTTGACCTTGGTTGCCGTGGCATCAGACTTGTTTCCATCAAAGTCTGTCTCAGTTGGGCTGTTTAAACTGACTTGGGATggactataaaaatatttttccatcaAATATTTTGGAATCTTTTCAATAACTCTACATAAACAACtgtcaaatctctctctctctctctctctctctctctctctctctctctctctctctctctctctctctctctctctctctctcccctctgTACCTGGGGTTTGAGCTGATTGAGGACAGTGACCCTGGGATGGGTTCCTCCCCGTCACGGTACTCCTCCCCCGGGTTGACACGGCTGGGGAATCCCGTGATTGAGGAGGAGAACTCTAGCTCCACCTCGTACTCCTTCTGACTGGCAAGGTGTCTGTCAAATAGAGAGGTCAAATATTAAGGGTCCAATTCTACATCCTTCCTAACCAAAATATACCCAGTCGCTTATAAATATACTGAAGGCATATAtaatcacttttttttaatacaccAAGTTCAAGAATTCCATTATCtctttttttacagaaaaattaatttctataaataatggtgtcttttttcttaaatattattacTGTACAACATACCCGGTACTGTAAAACAGATGTGTACAAATCAATAGTCCAATACAAGCTACATACCGGGGGAGTTTTACAATTTCAAAGTACATGTTGCAGAGCCAATGATCCATATCTGAGGCCATCAGTTCCTCAAACTTCTCGTGTTTGTCCAGGATGGGGTCCATCTCTCCACGCATGATTGGACATTTGTACCTGACAATAACAAACAGAGGTCATCAATCCTGCTTCTCGATGTTTGAATGGTTTACCATGAACATACATATATCTAACAACAAAGAGTACATACACTTGCAAGTAATAGTTCAGATATtgtgtaaattttgatttttttcttacaagAAAGTTAACTTTTCtggaaaaattattaaagtaaattaataacaatatttaacTATAAAGGGTTTTTGCAaggaatatttaaataattgttcagatttaatttttaaaagatacgtTAGAACTGCTGACAGTGGAGAAAAGTGAGAAGCATGGGGACACCTACTTTCCCTCGATGATGTCGAACTGTCCATCACAGATGGGGAAGCAGCCCCACCCCACTACTCGGTCAGTGGCCACAACAGCACCCCTCAGGAGAAACAACTCAAACATCAGGATCATTCCGGGTCTGAGAGAAGCTTTAGCTGGCAGGACGGTAAACACACTCTGGTCCATCTAAAtaacaataatcaaaatcaGTAAAATCTCTTTAAATTGTCATACTTTATTCAATGACCCAATAAAGTAATTTCAATTGTTAATTTACCTTAAGAAAGTATCATTTAAGAAGTAGAAACAGTGGAAAAGTAAATACAGGGGCAAATAAAGAATTTGAGGTTTTTTCAGAATATTACCATGTATCATGAGAGAACTCTTTATTAAGGAAAAATGATACAGACAGAAAGTCTCAAGAGCACCTCATTTTGctataaaactaaacaaaacTGACCTTCATTTCCACATTGTAGTATCGGCCATCATGGTTTATTGGTAATGTGGCTGCGCCCCAGGTTTGACCTTTCAACTTTGACCATCTCATGTTGTGACCTCCAAGCCGGTTGTAAAGTGATACCATCAAGACATATCTTCCACCTAATGTCAAAAagcattgttcaaagaaaaaaattttcctttgcCAAATTGCTATACCAGTGGTCATTTATAAGGATCACACAACATCCATTACTTAAACAGAGTCTTTCATAGTAAAGAGATAAAAGCAATCAATGAAACTACATTGTATCACAGACTGACACAATAATGAAAATGACCCTGACCTGGGAGTTTGTCCCTGACCCCTCTAAGACTCATCAGCTTGACCTGGATTGGCTGTGGAGTCTTGTTCCAGTCGACCTTCCACCTGCGACTCTGACTTCCTCCATACACACCATCAGCCAGCATCAGGTCACCATAGAACGTCTGGACCTCGCCCTTCCTCCGCTCGAGTACGCTGATCAGCTGACTCTCAGCTCGCCTGTACGCACGATGGAGGCGGTCCATTAACAGCTTCTCTCTCTGTCTCAGGATCTCCTATAAACCAACAATAGAGGCACAcatcatttatttaacaaaaggtcttgtgttttaataatttttttaatctaattcTACATATCTCCTTTTCCTAAATATTAATAACCATAAGTAATATTGTGACATATAAAAACATAATAGGCAAAAAATTCCCtatgaagattttcaaaacttgGCATGTATGGGTGACTTTATTAAGTTTCTTGACCCCTGACCTCTCTCTTGGCAATGTCTGTCCTGCTCTCCTTGGTAACTTTAGCCATTCTTCGTTTCGCCTCTTCCTCCCTTCGTAGAACCTCCTCTTGTAATTTACGCTTCCTTTCAGCCTCCTGATCCAAATACctaatcaatacaaaatgaataaatgtgaATAACTGAAATTGCAACTGGAAAATATCACTTACATACTAGGATACTTTTGATCTGTGAAGACTACATGCTTATTTCTTTGACACCTAACAATTTTCAGTCCATAGCTTTATAGAAAATCAGTATTTGTCAAATGCATTAAACCAATGAAAACTGAATAAGACTTTTATCTAGaagtttcatattttaaaaaaatttaatctcaAAATCAAAATGAGATAACTCACTGGATGTGCTCGTCTCTGAGCCTTTTCTCCTCCTCCTGAACCTCTTCCAGCGAGATCTGGCCGAGCATGACTACATCGTCCTTCACTCCCTCCTCAAACTCGTTGAGATATGCAGGGTATTCTTCCTTCTCCATCGCCAGCTTAAGCtctatttaaagaaatgaatgaCAGAGATTTATTGTACTACGTcttctgtacatgtattcttaaaATCTTCAAACATACATTGCTAGAAAAATATGTTATACAGGCTAGCgatttcaaatatttgttgTTACATATTTAGTGATTAGAGATATTTACTGAAAATTAGAAATTTATACCTACATTTTGGTAAAATAATTAAGACTATTATAACTAGACGATTAAGGGGACTTGTGAatgtattgtatttataaatattgtagatacatgtatattatttatctTACTAAGCTACTGTATACAAGGAAATATTTgtccccattttattttcacccctGTAATTCTTGTTGTCCAATACCTTAATTTTATCTGTTTTAACATAACTTTGTTTGGGTGATTTCAAGACATGGCAAAAaacgtttgcaagtgtagaagggcgaaaaaataaccctgtatacagtaaagTTTAAGTTTATCTATATTAATGATCATGTAAGTGATAAGTTACCTGAGATTTTCTCATATTTTGGGACATGCTCCTCCCTGGTAAACAGAGCCGGGGGGTCTCTCTTTGCCACCAGGTCTGTCTCCCCCTCCTCCAAACTGTCCATGAGGCGATACAAGTCGGGAAGGGTGTCATCTCGGGGCGGGGGCACTGAGTAAACAACAATTTATAGATACATCAATACATGCATACAGTTAGGGAGGGTCTCACCTCAAGGCAGGGGCACTGAGTAAAACAACCACAGATACATCAATGCACTTCACATATTATGAAACTTGATTAATTCAAAAGACCtgatacaaataattattaatttaatcaCATATAGCATgtaatataattcatattctctaaattaataaaatagtaaaaaacaaTCTCTCTGTG carries:
- the LOC128191580 gene encoding uncharacterized protein LOC128191580; this translates as MAERPKASNKKEKKHRKQTPVVDEEDVNEAVKTQDTKTSSQTEIVKNEDETTTKTSTVETTVTTKETVEVTTLDPKDYDLTEEEEIQYVPPPRDDTLPDLYRLMDSLEEGETDLVAKRDPPALFTREEHVPKYEKISELKLAMEKEEYPAYLNEFEEGVKDDVVMLGQISLEEVQEEEKRLRDEHIQYLDQEAERKRKLQEEVLRREEEAKRRMAKVTKESRTDIAKREEILRQREKLLMDRLHRAYRRAESQLISVLERRKGEVQTFYGDLMLADGVYGGSQSRRWKVDWNKTPQPIQVKLMSLRGVRDKLPGGRYVLMVSLYNRLGGHNMRWSKLKGQTWGAATLPINHDGRYYNVEMKMDQSVFTVLPAKASLRPGMILMFELFLLRGAVVATDRVVGWGCFPICDGQFDIIEGKYKCPIMRGEMDPILDKHEKFEELMASDMDHWLCNMYFEIVKLPRHLASQKEYEVELEFSSSITGFPSRVNPGEEYRDGEEPIPGSLSSISSNPSPSQVSLNSPTETDFDGNKSDATATKVKLNERLGLDDKRPSTAATTFGSRIIHKDRKMDLDSDSEDENAEREALADLNDLKAIRKEEDFKPVEGMPGMYYKRYLNNPVEVYHNKLYSMLPHTHILQPPANRKKLTHVEELEQHSFTVQPPFAEKGRYSSGTNKKLQYVGRQFMAELGLSEWRSREFWGMLLMFIIVFFIRMYNHYIGQWMFLNAIGIPVNKFNFLPYTVELNYQSTLMATREEIGVVWLGPLTNIVVFSLLVVFCWVCQKLFGLFPDIGCKFIVAYGLFTFLDPILILIVDMSLKRYEDTSIYPQADVVKLYYHFLRLEGSGLAGIFIVAFLYVFTMFMSASILYMYFLRLHNNGRMLDVYWRLHGDEDNFFLPYDLEVSNQELNYIVKKSEKWRGEEGERRKSAVYDYIWEEEDVEESIWDESGVEHKETVKGRKEITTHVSIHTIHLDGLRELYRHFLRLPDGAIVEVFGDISIPGMDKDMKNALERGARGVENLMGSQASFHGVRGRRSAHTQSGFTADDFPPPASPAPSSSDDSLPKKKK